The Devosia sp. SD17-2 genome includes a region encoding these proteins:
- a CDS encoding ABC transporter ATP-binding protein, which yields MASVEFRNVSKSFGEFKAVTDVSFSIGDGEFVCLLGPSGCGKTTSLRMMAGLETPTSGQIFIGGEEVTHLHPKDRNIAMVFQDYALYPHMNLADNIAYPLKVRGESVEKRHGRAKEVAEVLKIGHLMDRLPSQISGGQQQRTSLARALVYPAKVYLFDEPLSNLDAKLRLEARGFLNHLQRDMGMTAVYVTHDQAEAMALATRIAVMDQGKIVQFASPIEIYRRPATTFVANFVGNPPMNLVTVTGTQGDGKLQLKADGLTIAPLPMTDSIGKALATSENLTLGIRPEHLGIAAPGAPNTITAPLFANENMGPESLVTIDRGDSIRLTARIFTDDHLDIADIVTLSFSAEHIHLFDHHGNRIPGAGE from the coding sequence ATGGCATCTGTTGAATTCAGGAACGTTTCCAAGAGCTTTGGCGAGTTCAAGGCCGTCACCGACGTCAGCTTCTCCATCGGCGATGGTGAGTTCGTGTGCCTGCTCGGCCCCTCAGGCTGCGGCAAGACCACCTCCCTGCGCATGATGGCGGGCCTTGAAACACCCACATCCGGCCAGATCTTTATCGGCGGCGAGGAGGTCACCCACCTCCACCCCAAGGACCGCAACATCGCCATGGTCTTTCAGGATTACGCGCTCTACCCGCACATGAATCTGGCCGATAACATCGCCTATCCGCTCAAGGTGCGCGGCGAGAGCGTCGAAAAGCGCCACGGCCGCGCCAAGGAAGTCGCCGAGGTGCTCAAGATCGGCCATCTGATGGACCGGCTCCCCAGCCAGATTTCCGGCGGCCAGCAGCAGCGCACCTCACTCGCCCGCGCGCTGGTTTACCCGGCAAAAGTTTATCTCTTTGACGAGCCGCTCTCCAATCTGGATGCAAAACTGCGCCTCGAGGCCCGCGGCTTTCTCAATCATCTCCAGCGCGACATGGGCATGACGGCCGTCTACGTCACCCACGATCAGGCCGAGGCCATGGCGCTCGCCACCCGCATCGCCGTCATGGACCAGGGCAAGATCGTCCAGTTCGCCTCGCCCATCGAAATCTATCGCCGCCCGGCCACCACTTTCGTCGCCAATTTCGTCGGCAACCCGCCGATGAATCTTGTCACCGTCACCGGCACCCAAGGCGATGGAAAACTCCAGCTCAAGGCCGATGGCCTCACCATCGCTCCCCTGCCCATGACCGATTCCATCGGCAAGGCGCTCGCCACAAGCGAAAACCTCACCCTCGGCATCCGCCCCGAGCATCTGGGCATTGCCGCCCCCGGCGCCCCCAACACCATCACCGCGCCGCTTTTCGCCAATGAGAACATGGGCCCCGAAAGCCTCGTCACCATCGATCGCGGCGACAGCATCCGCCTCACCGCCCGCATCTTCACCGACGACCACCTCGACATCGCCGACATCGTCACCCTCTCCTTCAGCGCCGAGCACATCCACCTCTTCGACCACCACGGCAACCGCATCCCCGGCGCGGGCGAATAG
- a CDS encoding carbohydrate ABC transporter permease, whose protein sequence is MKLTLPAFIGRIAFSALAALIGAIFALPLLWFLFAPFNARAELGLALPDPWTLSNFVTVFGNSFAVQALWNSFIQAVGGVILVGAAATLAAYALSRSSIPGKGAVTYILLLFSSVVSGSAAMVPIFLIISAAGLMDTHLAVILTFAGGLLPTAMFILRDFIDSIPKSYEESAMVTGASPVQAFFDVALPVIRPGIVVVVVWSFVNIWGSFLIPFILLRSDKNMPAAVAIYSFYSEAGTPVVTLLAAYSLIYSLPVIALYLFVSWKFGFRFFGGIKA, encoded by the coding sequence ATGAAGCTGACGCTCCCCGCTTTCATTGGCCGCATAGCCTTTTCGGCCCTCGCAGCGCTGATCGGCGCCATCTTTGCCCTGCCGCTGCTCTGGTTCCTGTTCGCGCCTTTCAATGCCCGCGCCGAACTCGGCCTCGCCCTGCCTGACCCCTGGACCCTCAGTAATTTCGTCACCGTCTTCGGCAATTCCTTTGCCGTGCAGGCGCTCTGGAACTCCTTCATCCAGGCTGTCGGCGGCGTCATTCTCGTCGGTGCTGCGGCAACCCTTGCGGCCTACGCGCTCTCCCGCTCCTCCATCCCCGGCAAGGGCGCGGTCACCTATATTCTGCTGCTCTTTTCCTCAGTGGTGTCCGGCTCGGCCGCCATGGTGCCGATCTTCCTCATTATCTCGGCCGCGGGGCTGATGGATACGCACCTCGCTGTCATTCTCACCTTTGCCGGTGGGCTCCTCCCCACCGCTATGTTTATCCTCCGCGACTTCATCGACAGCATTCCGAAATCCTACGAAGAAAGCGCCATGGTCACCGGCGCCTCACCGGTTCAGGCCTTTTTCGATGTCGCCCTGCCGGTCATTCGTCCCGGCATTGTCGTCGTGGTGGTGTGGAGCTTCGTCAATATCTGGGGCAGCTTCCTCATCCCCTTCATTCTCCTCCGCAGTGACAAAAACATGCCGGCGGCGGTTGCCATCTACTCCTTCTATTCAGAGGCCGGCACCCCGGTCGTCACGCTGCTGGCAGCCTATTCGCTGATCTATTCGCTGCCCGTCATCGCTCTCTATCTCTTCGTCAGCTGGAAGTTCGGCTTCCGGTTCTTCGGCGGCATCAAGGCTTGA
- a CDS encoding sugar ABC transporter permease — protein sequence MTTDLNTAPARRKPRNFALLSARAGAAFLTPAGILVSVFVIVPFFWVIFVSFTNRTLLGRTALNPEFVGLANYLALFDPATFFQRGQFGFSLILTTQFVLASALIGQALLGLLLAWLIQTVPPWVKRITETFVIAAWILPEVVIGFAWFAFLDRDQGTLNMLLESVGLPPGDFLLDSPFWVIVVFNTWRGAAFSMMLFNSAFSSIPPSYFQAADVAGASSWQKFRDIGLPLIRGHIVTDLILITMWTFNTFTPFLLTNGGPSYRTELVSIYNYRVAFQDFQFGKGAAVGVIMMLINLAFALVYLSLGRKKRA from the coding sequence ATGACCACCGACCTCAACACTGCCCCCGCCAGGCGAAAACCCAGAAACTTCGCACTGCTCTCGGCCCGGGCCGGCGCGGCCTTTCTCACCCCCGCAGGCATTCTGGTTTCGGTCTTCGTGATCGTCCCCTTCTTCTGGGTGATCTTCGTTTCCTTCACCAACCGCACGCTGCTCGGCCGCACAGCGCTCAATCCCGAATTCGTCGGCCTCGCCAATTATCTGGCGCTGTTTGACCCCGCGACCTTCTTCCAGCGCGGCCAGTTCGGCTTCTCGTTGATCCTCACCACCCAGTTCGTCCTGGCCTCGGCCTTGATCGGGCAGGCCCTCCTCGGCCTGCTTCTGGCCTGGCTCATCCAGACCGTGCCGCCATGGGTCAAGCGCATCACCGAAACCTTCGTCATTGCCGCCTGGATCCTGCCGGAGGTGGTCATCGGCTTTGCCTGGTTCGCCTTCCTCGATCGCGACCAGGGCACGCTCAACATGCTGCTCGAAAGCGTCGGCCTGCCGCCGGGCGATTTCCTCCTCGACTCCCCCTTCTGGGTCATCGTCGTCTTCAACACCTGGCGCGGCGCTGCCTTCTCCATGATGCTGTTCAACTCGGCCTTCTCCTCCATTCCGCCGAGCTATTTCCAGGCGGCGGACGTGGCCGGCGCATCCTCCTGGCAGAAATTCCGCGACATCGGCCTGCCGCTCATCCGCGGCCATATCGTCACCGATCTCATCCTCATCACCATGTGGACCTTCAACACGTTTACGCCCTTCCTCCTTACTAATGGCGGGCCGAGCTACCGGACAGAGCTGGTGTCGATCTACAATTACCGCGTCGCCTTCCAGGATTTCCAGTTCGGCAAGGGCGCGGCCGTGGGCGTTATCATGATGCTCATCAACCTCGCCTTTGCGCTGGTCTATCTCAGTCTTGGCCGCAAGAAGAGGGCCTGA
- a CDS encoding extracellular solute-binding protein has protein sequence MTNRLRSLALGLVGATAVALPAFAVDLNVTCRCVIGGVNSGTAQWIEESVIPAFEAANPDVNVVLNQFGGEDAQLTQQLALDFSTGAGPDVTAFDGFLIPSFVEGGLLKSLDEVAGPEVNDWSGWAALSEGSRALMLYQDKYYGIPLGTDVRMINTRKDILAEAGIDADTWQPNSWEELLDAARAIKKAKPDSFPLQINAGVAMGEATTMQGYWMVLLGTGEAVTDENGKFIVSSQGILDTLNLYKTIYVDEKLGDQRAQLLADGRNRSFANFRDGVTALLVEGDYFYRSVTPEGSEFAVANRDEVQGWAKMPAKEPGAGIRGQDFVTISGGTGFVINPATDTPKEAWAFLSFMNEPAQLEAFQAIQPRITARTDVAIPNNPFLTETSQTLLPLTTARPNDPNYNAVSSEIQRMTEAVVSGELSPEEAMAQYKSAVIAIVGEENTVSLL, from the coding sequence ATGACCAATCGTCTGCGCAGTCTCGCGCTTGGACTTGTCGGCGCCACCGCTGTGGCGCTGCCGGCATTTGCCGTCGATCTCAACGTCACCTGCCGCTGTGTCATCGGCGGCGTCAACAGCGGCACCGCGCAGTGGATCGAGGAAAGCGTCATCCCCGCTTTCGAGGCCGCCAATCCCGACGTCAACGTGGTGCTCAACCAGTTCGGCGGCGAAGACGCCCAGCTCACCCAGCAGCTGGCGCTCGACTTCTCCACCGGCGCCGGCCCCGATGTCACAGCATTCGACGGCTTCCTCATCCCCTCCTTCGTCGAAGGCGGGCTCCTGAAATCGCTCGATGAAGTCGCCGGCCCCGAAGTCAATGACTGGTCCGGCTGGGCAGCGCTTTCCGAAGGCTCGCGCGCCCTCATGCTCTACCAGGATAAATATTACGGCATTCCGCTCGGCACCGACGTGCGCATGATCAATACGCGCAAGGATATTCTGGCCGAAGCCGGCATCGACGCCGACACCTGGCAGCCCAACTCCTGGGAAGAACTGCTCGACGCCGCCCGCGCCATCAAGAAGGCCAAGCCCGACAGCTTCCCGCTCCAGATCAATGCCGGCGTCGCCATGGGCGAAGCCACCACCATGCAGGGCTATTGGATGGTTCTGCTCGGCACGGGCGAAGCCGTTACCGACGAGAACGGCAAGTTCATCGTCTCGAGCCAGGGCATTCTCGATACGCTCAACCTCTACAAGACCATCTATGTCGACGAAAAGCTCGGCGACCAGCGCGCCCAGCTCCTCGCCGATGGCCGCAACCGGTCCTTCGCCAATTTTCGCGACGGCGTGACGGCGCTTCTGGTCGAGGGAGATTATTTCTACCGCTCCGTCACCCCAGAAGGCTCCGAATTTGCCGTGGCCAATCGCGATGAGGTCCAGGGCTGGGCCAAAATGCCGGCCAAGGAACCCGGCGCCGGCATCCGCGGCCAGGATTTCGTCACCATCTCCGGCGGCACCGGCTTTGTCATCAATCCGGCGACCGATACGCCCAAGGAAGCCTGGGCCTTCCTCTCCTTCATGAACGAGCCGGCCCAGCTCGAAGCCTTCCAGGCCATCCAGCCGCGTATCACCGCGCGCACCGACGTGGCCATTCCCAACAATCCCTTCCTGACCGAGACCAGCCAGACCCTGCTCCCGCTCACCACGGCGCGCCCGAATGACCCGAACTACAATGCGGTCTCCTCGGAAATCCAGCGCATGACTGAAGCCGTCGTCTCCGGCGAGCTCTCGCCCGAAGAGGCCATGGCCCAGTACAAATCGGCTGTCATCGCCATTGTCGGCGAGGAAAACACCGTCAGCCTGCTCTAG
- a CDS encoding LacI family DNA-binding transcriptional regulator: MGEAMGEVRGRATAEMVAERANVSRVAVSRAFNPHASLKAEKRELILKIAQELNYTPDRAARALVSGRSHLVGVIVPDVCSYWESQEIDALTTALQAEGFATLLFKTRTDYSMDEQLLAYMRGFNPDSVIAFVENVKPRTLARFLDRAVPIYVHYPMDGEAEPKGEPLHDRLNVLQRDGIEQAVALLQGYGVRRVAYVSGEEKARANTSREQVLRQVMAARGLEPPTVVRGDFSYDAAYQATIDLFRVGAGADAIFAANDVGAFGAMDALRHELKLRVPEDVKVVGFDDIAQSHWKSYNLTTVKFDLEERVRALVRLILRRLNNPDAPGFQETLNTRLVVRGTVG; encoded by the coding sequence TTGGGCGAAGCGATGGGGGAAGTGCGCGGGCGGGCGACAGCAGAAATGGTGGCCGAACGGGCCAATGTGTCCCGCGTTGCGGTGTCGCGCGCCTTCAACCCGCACGCCTCGCTCAAGGCCGAAAAACGCGAACTGATCCTCAAAATTGCGCAGGAGCTGAACTATACGCCGGACCGCGCAGCGCGGGCGCTTGTGAGCGGGCGCTCGCATCTCGTGGGCGTCATCGTGCCCGATGTGTGCAGCTATTGGGAGAGCCAGGAGATTGATGCGCTGACCACGGCGCTGCAGGCGGAAGGCTTTGCCACGCTACTGTTCAAGACGCGCACCGATTATTCGATGGACGAGCAGTTGCTCGCCTATATGCGCGGCTTCAATCCGGACTCGGTGATTGCCTTCGTCGAGAACGTAAAACCACGGACGCTGGCGCGGTTTCTCGACCGCGCAGTGCCGATCTATGTGCATTACCCAATGGACGGGGAGGCGGAGCCCAAGGGCGAGCCGCTGCATGATCGACTCAATGTGCTGCAGCGCGACGGGATCGAGCAGGCGGTGGCATTGCTGCAGGGGTATGGTGTGCGGCGGGTCGCCTATGTGTCCGGCGAGGAAAAGGCGCGGGCCAATACCTCGCGCGAGCAGGTTTTGCGACAGGTCATGGCGGCGCGTGGGTTGGAGCCGCCGACTGTAGTGCGCGGCGATTTTTCCTATGACGCGGCCTATCAGGCGACCATCGATCTCTTTCGGGTGGGCGCGGGGGCGGATGCGATTTTCGCCGCCAATGACGTCGGAGCATTCGGGGCGATGGATGCCTTGCGGCACGAGCTGAAGCTACGGGTGCCGGAGGATGTGAAGGTGGTTGGCTTTGACGACATCGCCCAGTCGCACTGGAAAAGCTACAATCTCACCACCGTGAAATTCGATCTCGAGGAGCGGGTGCGGGCGCTGGTCAGGCTGATCTTGCGGCGGCTCAATAATCCCGATGCACCGGGCTTTCAGGAAACTCTCAACACACGGCTCGTCGTGCGCGGCACGGTCGGCTGA
- a CDS encoding DUF5054 domain-containing protein, with product MTDTLIHLVFKTHLDIGFTDHAAKVRRQYHEQFIPQAIATGEHFYAENPDAPEFIWTTGAWLIWDHLNSQDGEKVKRLQRAIERGLIAWHGLPFTTHTELMTPALFRAGLSYAQELDRRFGRQTIAAKMTDVPGHTLGMVPLMAGAGLKFLHLGVNTASPVPDVPPIFRWQAPGGDEIVVMYQASYGATDFPAGPDIGLSFAHTNDNIGPQSVGQTVEALRHLRLEHPQARVMASTLDAFGAEMWARRENFPVVTQEIGDSWIHGVGTDPEKLRHFKALGRLYDEFDAEGLTPERLAFGRGLTQIAEHTWGVDIKTFLRDETAWDREKFEAARRNDYRFHYTEASWAEQRAYLDAAIDQLSDADRALAEAARNEASVPAEAVIGAGDRLESNGWVAEIDAATGDLSALIAPNGRRLAGQNGCLFGYRHESYDWAELQSHLDSYLMHREVWAILDHDKPGLRTAKTARNGRFVPKGKGVSEDGARVLGRMPEEARIALGAPDRHEIILRGISDDEAEIILVLRAKPANRMPEAGFFLLTPEPCSWALEKLGLWHEAHDIVRRGGGQLQAVSALRCGGTEFTLLDSALVAPAGAPFIPFQPEVPDFSAGARINLYNNKWGTNFPMWWEGDLVSRVRVRLG from the coding sequence ATGACCGACACGCTCATTCACCTTGTCTTCAAGACCCACCTTGATATCGGTTTTACCGACCACGCGGCCAAGGTCCGGCGGCAATATCATGAGCAGTTCATCCCGCAGGCGATCGCCACGGGCGAGCACTTTTATGCCGAGAACCCGGACGCGCCTGAATTTATCTGGACGACGGGCGCCTGGCTGATCTGGGACCATCTCAACTCGCAGGATGGAGAGAAGGTAAAGCGGCTGCAAAGGGCGATTGAGCGTGGGCTGATCGCCTGGCACGGATTGCCGTTCACCACCCACACCGAGCTGATGACGCCGGCGCTGTTCCGGGCGGGGCTTTCCTATGCGCAGGAGCTGGATCGGCGTTTTGGGCGGCAGACGATTGCCGCGAAGATGACCGACGTGCCGGGCCATACGCTGGGCATGGTGCCGCTGATGGCCGGGGCGGGGCTGAAATTCCTGCACCTCGGAGTGAACACGGCGAGCCCCGTGCCCGATGTGCCGCCGATCTTCCGTTGGCAAGCGCCGGGCGGGGACGAAATCGTGGTCATGTATCAGGCCTCCTATGGGGCGACGGATTTTCCGGCCGGGCCGGACATTGGCCTCAGCTTTGCGCACACCAATGACAATATCGGCCCGCAAAGCGTGGGGCAGACGGTGGAGGCGCTGCGGCATCTGCGTTTGGAGCATCCGCAGGCTCGGGTGATGGCTTCGACGCTGGATGCCTTCGGGGCCGAGATGTGGGCACGGCGCGAAAATTTTCCGGTGGTGACACAGGAAATCGGCGACAGCTGGATCCATGGCGTTGGCACCGATCCGGAAAAGCTGCGACATTTTAAAGCGCTGGGGCGGCTCTATGATGAATTCGATGCCGAGGGACTGACGCCGGAACGGCTGGCCTTTGGGCGCGGGCTGACGCAAATCGCCGAGCACACCTGGGGCGTCGACATAAAGACTTTTCTACGGGACGAGACGGCCTGGGACCGGGAAAAGTTCGAGGCGGCGCGGAGAAACGACTATCGCTTCCACTATACCGAGGCAAGCTGGGCCGAGCAGCGCGCCTATCTCGATGCGGCGATTGATCAATTGTCCGATGCGGATCGGGCGCTGGCTGAGGCGGCGCGGAACGAGGCGTCGGTGCCGGCTGAGGCGGTGATTGGTGCTGGCGACCGGCTGGAGAGCAATGGTTGGGTCGCCGAGATCGATGCGGCGACGGGCGATCTTTCCGCGCTCATTGCGCCGAACGGGCGGCGGCTGGCGGGGCAGAATGGGTGCCTCTTCGGCTATCGGCACGAAAGCTATGACTGGGCCGAGCTGCAGAGCCATCTCGACAGCTATCTCATGCACCGCGAGGTCTGGGCTATTCTGGACCATGACAAACCGGGATTGCGGACGGCGAAGACGGCGCGGAATGGTCGCTTTGTGCCCAAGGGAAAAGGTGTTTCAGAGGACGGGGCGCGGGTGCTGGGGCGCATGCCGGAGGAGGCGCGGATAGCGCTGGGGGCGCCGGATCGACACGAGATTATCCTGCGCGGGATCAGCGATGACGAGGCCGAAATCATCTTGGTGCTGCGAGCGAAACCTGCCAATCGCATGCCCGAGGCGGGGTTCTTCCTCCTGACGCCCGAACCGTGCTCTTGGGCGCTGGAGAAGCTGGGGCTCTGGCACGAGGCACACGACATAGTGCGCCGCGGGGGTGGGCAATTGCAGGCGGTTTCGGCGCTGCGCTGCGGTGGAACGGAATTCACACTGCTCGACAGCGCGCTGGTAGCGCCGGCGGGAGCCCCCTTCATCCCGTTCCAACCGGAGGTGCCGGACTTTTCAGCGGGGGCACGGATCAATCTCTACAACAACAAATGGGGGACGAATTTTCCCATGTGGTGGGAGGGCGATCTCGTCAGCCGGGTGCGGGTGCGGCTGGGGTAG